In a genomic window of Brassica rapa cultivar Chiifu-401-42 chromosome A10, CAAS_Brap_v3.01, whole genome shotgun sequence:
- the LOC103846693 gene encoding uncharacterized protein LOC103846693 isoform X1: protein MQPPIRNPNPRLEFLKPLLTDSTKQFLAQHRTGRTDFSDFESIFTRLLQDHRPDPPLELLWFYSAVVFHSSKQDFGEDSVRLTRSLFQMLVPLSESFSGAKRAATLSPLVYNLIRLVKTRKEEVSELLDAIVSYVSAYCGDEERGGCGGGEDEDDLLMVTGFSFADLNRVWVVDEVGVGDCLEMFMPFVGERLRREVGSESCSVGCLAGIVASQLLLLNLCLRFDSGEIRKDLRESVVQMINAFHSCYFFDGILKMLLVEPYLHLTPLLGPEDEAALIETVTEAVIESAESLFLNPGSGNDQRSLQLKNVAINWLFLFAKASIRKTEDQEETSRYMNMFSSSRIPYHLVNWVISQGEVIRDADTLLNSTPVSFIEWLLSLEEQGVRVFDCDHSKNYAKTVVHWSRPDVTLKQQVGVDQDADMADDHIVSSISVISSSTRKRKEERPDKEGETKTKLFKHRPNNFQEKSRLQPFVFSDRLVNATEVGVSDMEL from the exons ATGCAACCTCCGATTCGTAACCCTAACCCTCGCCTCGAGTTTCTCAAACCGCTTCTCACCGACTCGACCAAGCAGTTCTTGGCACAGCACCGTACGGGCCGAACCGATTTCTCCGATTTCGAATCCATCTTCACTCGCCTCCTCCAAGACCACCGTCCCGATCCGCCTCTCGAGCTCCTCTGGTTCTACTCCGCCGTCGTCTTCCACTCCTCGAAGCAAGATTTCGGCGAAGACTCCGTGAGGCTAACCAGGAGCCTCTTCCAGATGCTGGTCCCTCTCTCCGAGTCCTTCTCCGGCGCGAAGAGGGCGGCTACGCTGTCTCCTCTCGTTTACAATCTGATTCGGTTGGTTAAGACTAGGAAGGAAGAGGTTTCGGAGCTGTTGGATGCGATTGTGAGCTACGTTAGCGCGTATTGCGGAGATGAAGAACGAGGAGGTTGTGGTGGTGGTGAGGATGAGGATGATTTGTTGATGGTGACTGGGTTTAGTTTTGCTGATTTGAATCGAGTTTGGGTTGTGGATGAAGTGGGAGTGGGTGATTGTTTGGAGATGTTCATGCCGTTTGTTGGTGAAAGATTGCGGAGAGAGGTTGGTTCTGAGTCTTGTAGCGTTGGTTGCTTAGCTGGAATCGTAGCTTCTCAGCTTCTTTTGCTCAATTTGTGCTTGAGGTTTGATTCGGGGGAGATACGAAAAGATCTGCGAGAGTCTGTGGTTCAGATGATCAATGCCTTCCATAGTTGCTACTTCTTTG ATGGCATTCTCAAGATGCTTCTGGTGGAGCCATATCTGCATCTGACTCCACTACTG GGCCCAGAAGACGAAGCTGCTTTAATTGAAACCGTAACGGAAGCTGTGATTGAATCGGCGGAGAGTCTATTCCTAAACCCTGGAAGTGGAAATGATCAAAGGAGTTTACAGTTGAAGAACGTTGCTATCAACTGGTTGTTTCTTTTTGCCAAGGCTTCTATTAG GAAAACTGAAGATCAAGAGGAAACCAGTAGGTACATGAACATGTTCTCCAGTTCACGTATACCATATCACTTGGTCAACTGGGTGATCAGTCAAGGTGAAGTGATTAGAGATGCAGACACACTGCTAAACTCTACGCCTGTATCCTTCATCG AATGGCTTTTATCGCTTGAAGAGCAAGGAGTAAGGGTTTTTGACTGTGACCACTCCAAGAATTACGCCAAAACAGTGGTTCACTGGTCAAGACCAGATGTCACTCTGAAACAACAAGTTGGGGTTGATCAAGATGCAGACATGGCTGATGATCACATTGTGTCATCTATCTCAGTTATCAGCAGCAGCACAAGAAAACGTAAAGAAGAGAGGCCTGATAAGGAGGGAGAAACGAAAACGAAGCTCTTCAAGCATAGACCCAACAACTTTCAAGAGAAGTCAAGATTGCAACCTTTTGTATTCTCGGATCGTTTGGTGAATGCTACTGAGGTTGGAGTTTCAGACATGGAGCTATGA
- the LOC103846693 gene encoding uncharacterized protein LOC103846693 isoform X2 produces MQPPIRNPNPRLEFLKPLLTDSTKQFLAQHRTGRTDFSDFESIFTRLLQDHRPDPPLELLWFYSAVVFHSSKQDFGEDSVRLTRSLFQMLVPLSESFSGAKRAATLSPLVYNLIRLVKTRKEEVSELLDAIVSYVSAYCGDEERGGCGGGEDEDDLLMVTGFSFADLNRVWVVDEVGVGDCLEMFMPFVGERLRREVGSESCSVGCLAGIVASQLLLLNLCLRFDSGEIRKDLRESVVQMINAFHSCYFFDGILKMLLVEPYLHLTPLLGPEDEAALIETVTEAVIESAESLFLNPGSGNDQRSLQLKNVAINWLFLFAKASIRKTEDQEETSRYMNMFSSSRIPYHLVNWVISQGEVIRDADTLLNSTPVSFIEWLLSLEEQGVRVFDCDHSNIDPTTFKRSQDCNLLYSRIVW; encoded by the exons ATGCAACCTCCGATTCGTAACCCTAACCCTCGCCTCGAGTTTCTCAAACCGCTTCTCACCGACTCGACCAAGCAGTTCTTGGCACAGCACCGTACGGGCCGAACCGATTTCTCCGATTTCGAATCCATCTTCACTCGCCTCCTCCAAGACCACCGTCCCGATCCGCCTCTCGAGCTCCTCTGGTTCTACTCCGCCGTCGTCTTCCACTCCTCGAAGCAAGATTTCGGCGAAGACTCCGTGAGGCTAACCAGGAGCCTCTTCCAGATGCTGGTCCCTCTCTCCGAGTCCTTCTCCGGCGCGAAGAGGGCGGCTACGCTGTCTCCTCTCGTTTACAATCTGATTCGGTTGGTTAAGACTAGGAAGGAAGAGGTTTCGGAGCTGTTGGATGCGATTGTGAGCTACGTTAGCGCGTATTGCGGAGATGAAGAACGAGGAGGTTGTGGTGGTGGTGAGGATGAGGATGATTTGTTGATGGTGACTGGGTTTAGTTTTGCTGATTTGAATCGAGTTTGGGTTGTGGATGAAGTGGGAGTGGGTGATTGTTTGGAGATGTTCATGCCGTTTGTTGGTGAAAGATTGCGGAGAGAGGTTGGTTCTGAGTCTTGTAGCGTTGGTTGCTTAGCTGGAATCGTAGCTTCTCAGCTTCTTTTGCTCAATTTGTGCTTGAGGTTTGATTCGGGGGAGATACGAAAAGATCTGCGAGAGTCTGTGGTTCAGATGATCAATGCCTTCCATAGTTGCTACTTCTTTG ATGGCATTCTCAAGATGCTTCTGGTGGAGCCATATCTGCATCTGACTCCACTACTG GGCCCAGAAGACGAAGCTGCTTTAATTGAAACCGTAACGGAAGCTGTGATTGAATCGGCGGAGAGTCTATTCCTAAACCCTGGAAGTGGAAATGATCAAAGGAGTTTACAGTTGAAGAACGTTGCTATCAACTGGTTGTTTCTTTTTGCCAAGGCTTCTATTAG GAAAACTGAAGATCAAGAGGAAACCAGTAGGTACATGAACATGTTCTCCAGTTCACGTATACCATATCACTTGGTCAACTGGGTGATCAGTCAAGGTGAAGTGATTAGAGATGCAGACACACTGCTAAACTCTACGCCTGTATCCTTCATCG AATGGCTTTTATCGCTTGAAGAGCAAGGAGTAAGGGTTTTTGACTGTGACCACTCCAA CATAGACCCAACAACTTTCAAGAGAAGTCAAGATTGCAACCTTTTGTATTCTCGGATCGTTTGGTGA
- the LOC103846695 gene encoding NADH dehydrogenase [ubiquinone] iron-sulfur protein 7, mitochondrial: MAMITRNTATRLPLLLQSHRAAAAVSHLHTSLPALSPATTPTSYTRPGPPSTSAPPPGLSKTAEFVISKVDDLMNWARRGSIWPMTFGLACCAVEMMHTGAARYDLDRFGIIFRPSPRQSDCMIVAGTLTNKMAPALRKVYDQMPEPRWVISMGSCANGGGYYHYSYSVVRGCDRIVPVDIYVPGCPPTAEALLYGLLQLQKKINRRKDFLHWWNK, translated from the exons ATGGCCATGATTACGCGCAACACCGCCACGCGCCTCCCTCTCCTCCTCCAATCTCACCGCGCCGCAGCCGCGGTCTCTCACCTCCACACATCGCTTCCCGCTCTCTCCCCCGCGACGACACCGACTTCCTACACCAGACCAGGCCCTCCTTCGACCTCCGCTCCTCCGCCGGGTCTCTCGAAGACGGCGGAGTTCGTGATCTCAAAGGTAGATGATCTGATGAACTGGGCCCGTAGGGGATCGATCTGGCCCATGACCTTCGGGCTCGCCTGCTGCGCCGTGGAGATGATGCATACAGGTGCGGCTCGCTACGATCTGGACCGATTCGGAATCATATTCAGGCCGAGTCCTCGCCAATCGGATTGTATGATTGTCGCCGGGACGCTTACTAACAAGATGGCTCCCGCTCTTCGCAA GGTGTATGACCAGATGCCCGAGCCAAGGTGGGTGATTTCAATGGGAAGCTGTGCCAACGGGGGTGGATACTACCACTACTCCTACTCGGTCGTTCGAGGGTGCGACAGAATTGTGCCAGTGGACATATACGTCCCTGGGTGCCCTCCAACAGCTGAGGCTCTGCTCTACGGACTCCTCCAGCTTCAGAAGAAAATCAACAGGCGCAAGGATTTCTTGCACTGGTGGAACAAGTGA
- the LOC103846696 gene encoding 50S ribosomal protein L19, chloroplastic isoform X1: MQSIRSSTRSLQRNSVYISNTLSRFTSSSPSLSENESRRLGGFDSAAKYLISSLTKAVSLSSPVPQRQNFTFASRCFSTVGDSIQSTPQGFSVSAPDLPPRIKFKRLDKTAKHIMQIVDKEAVEAVRNGREIPEIRPGYIVQLKVEVPENKRRVSIVKGIVIARRNAGLNSTFRIRRLVAGVGVESMFPLYSPNLREIKVLDKKRVRRAKLYYLRDKMNALKKH; this comes from the exons ATGCAATCGATTCGTAGCAGTACAAGGTCGCTTCAGAGGAACAGTGTCTATATCTCCAACACTCTTTCACGTTTCACTTCGTCTTCCCCAAGCTTGTCTGAAAATGAATCGAGGAGGCTAGGAGGGTTTGATTCAGCAGCGAAGTATCTCATTAGCTCGCTGACAAAGGCGGTTTCTTTATCTTCCCCAGTAC CTCAGAGACAAAACTTTACGTTTGCATCGAGATGCTTTTCCACCGTTGGAGATTCTATTCAATCTACTCCTCAAGGATTCTCTGTGTCAGCTCCTGATTTGCCTCCGAGAATCAAGTTCAAGCGGCTTGATAAAACCGCCAAACATATCATGCAG ATTGTAGACAAGGAGGCGGTTGAGGCAGTTAGAAATGGTAGGGAAATACCTGAGATAAGGCCTGGTTACATTGTTCAGCTCAAAGTG GAAGTGCCTGAGAACAAGAGGCGTGTTTCAATCGTAAAAGGAATTGTGATAGCAAGACGTAACGCTGGTCTTAACTCTACGTTTAGGATTAGAAGGCTTGTGGCTGGGGTGGGAGTCGAATCCATGTTCCCCTT GTATTCGCCAAACCTGAGGGAGATTAAGGTGTTAGACAAGAAGAGAGTAAGAAGAGCCAAACTTTATTACCTCAGGGACAAGATGAACGCTCTCAAGAAGCATTAG
- the LOC103846696 gene encoding 50S ribosomal protein L19, chloroplastic isoform X2, whose protein sequence is MQSIRSSTRSLQRNSVYISNTLSRFTSSSPSLSENESRRLGGFDSAAKYLISSLTKAVSLSSPVPRQNFTFASRCFSTVGDSIQSTPQGFSVSAPDLPPRIKFKRLDKTAKHIMQIVDKEAVEAVRNGREIPEIRPGYIVQLKVEVPENKRRVSIVKGIVIARRNAGLNSTFRIRRLVAGVGVESMFPLYSPNLREIKVLDKKRVRRAKLYYLRDKMNALKKH, encoded by the exons ATGCAATCGATTCGTAGCAGTACAAGGTCGCTTCAGAGGAACAGTGTCTATATCTCCAACACTCTTTCACGTTTCACTTCGTCTTCCCCAAGCTTGTCTGAAAATGAATCGAGGAGGCTAGGAGGGTTTGATTCAGCAGCGAAGTATCTCATTAGCTCGCTGACAAAGGCGGTTTCTTTATCTTCCCCAGTACCC AGACAAAACTTTACGTTTGCATCGAGATGCTTTTCCACCGTTGGAGATTCTATTCAATCTACTCCTCAAGGATTCTCTGTGTCAGCTCCTGATTTGCCTCCGAGAATCAAGTTCAAGCGGCTTGATAAAACCGCCAAACATATCATGCAG ATTGTAGACAAGGAGGCGGTTGAGGCAGTTAGAAATGGTAGGGAAATACCTGAGATAAGGCCTGGTTACATTGTTCAGCTCAAAGTG GAAGTGCCTGAGAACAAGAGGCGTGTTTCAATCGTAAAAGGAATTGTGATAGCAAGACGTAACGCTGGTCTTAACTCTACGTTTAGGATTAGAAGGCTTGTGGCTGGGGTGGGAGTCGAATCCATGTTCCCCTT GTATTCGCCAAACCTGAGGGAGATTAAGGTGTTAGACAAGAAGAGAGTAAGAAGAGCCAAACTTTATTACCTCAGGGACAAGATGAACGCTCTCAAGAAGCATTAG
- the LOC108870161 gene encoding glycosyltransferase BC10 — MQTRVIQMEEGKDNGILIRSVKSKPFPAKLLLILGLFLAFALTVFVISVSTIKYTGLQSVVTTVTSGFVTCREDEPSSLSKWIQPPAVLMHNMTDEELLWRASFWPRRKEYPFQRVPKIAFMFLTKGPLPLALLWERFLKGHTGLYSVYVHPHPSFTAKFPAGSVFYQRQIPSQVAEWGRMTMCDAEKRLLANALLDISNEWFVLVSESCIPLFNFTTIYSYLSRSKHSFMGAFDDPGPFGRGRYNDNMEPEVPITKWRKGSQWFEINRELAATIVKDTLYYPKFKEFCRPACYVDEHYFPTMLTIEKPMALANRSLTWVDWSRGGPHPATFGRSDITEKFFEKILDGKNCVYNGRNTSMCYLFARKFAPSALESLLHIAPKILGY; from the exons ATGCAGACTAGGGTTATACAGATGGAAGAAGGAAAAGATAACGGAATCTTAATTAGATCAGTGAAGTCTAAACCGTTTCCAGCGAAACTGCTTCTTATACTAGGCCTTTTCCTCGCGTTTGCTCTCACCGTCTTCGTCATTAGTGTATCTACTATCAAGTATACAGGCCTACAAAGCGTAGTAACAACCGTCACTTCTGGCTTTGTCACGTGCCGTGAGGACGAGCCAAGCAGTTTGAGTAAATGGATACAGCCTCCTGCTGTTTTGATGCATAACATGACAGATGAAGAGCTTCTTTGGCGCGCTTCTTTCTGGCCTCGGAGGAAAGAGTATCCGTTTCAGAGGGTTCCGAAGATTGCGTTTATGTTCTTGACTAAAGGTCCCTTGCCCCTTGCTTTGCTCTgggagaggtttttgaagggtCATACAGGGCTTTACTCGGTTTATGTTCATCCGCATCCCTCTTTTACCGCCAAGTTTCCTGCTGGTTCTGTTTTTTACCAGAGGCAGATACCGAGTCAG GTTGCGGAATGGGGGAGAATGACCATGTGCGATGCGGAGAAGCGGCTACTCGCCAACGCGCTTCTCGATATCTCCAACGAATGGTTTGTTCTCGTCTCGGAGTCGTGCATACCGCTCTTCAACTTCACGACAATCTACAGCTACTTGAGCCGATCGAAACACAGCTTCATGGGCGCTTTTGATGACCCTGGACCGTTCGGGCGCGGCCGCTACAACGACAACATGGAACCTGAAGTACCCATCACCAAATGGCGGAAAGGGTCTCAATGGTTTGAGATTAACCGAGAGCTCGCAGCTACCATTGTCAAAGACACATTGTATTACCCCAAGTTCAAAGAGTTCTGTAGGCCTGCTTGCTATGTCGACGAGCATTATTTCCCTACGATGTTGACGATTGAGAAACCAATGGCGCTGGCTAACCGGAGCTTGACGTGGGTGGACTGGTCTAGAGGAGGCCCCCACCCGGCTACGTTTGGGCGGTCTGACATAACGGAGAAGTTCTTTGAAAAGATACTTGATGGAAAAAACTGCGTTTACAATGGTCGTAACACTTCAATGTGTTATCTCTTTGCGAGGAAGTTTGCTCCAAGTGCGCTGGAGTCTTTGCTTCACATAGCACCCAAGATTCTGGGATATTGA